The Gossypium arboreum isolate Shixiya-1 chromosome 4, ASM2569848v2, whole genome shotgun sequence DNA segment TTTTTCAAGCACATTATCACCTCTGTAACTCAATAGTTTCTTGCATAGCTTGATATCAAGCAAACTATTGACATCCTCACTTCTCTCTTTTAGCTGTTGGAAGATGAAGCTTTTCACTTCAACATCCACATCTTCATGCTCTACATTTAGATGTTTGGTCACCATTTCCTTGATGCGAATTTTGCCTAGAAATTTGATCCACATGCTGTCGTCCTGTTGTCTGAGGCAAAACTTGATCAAGTTGTATTTTGATATCTTTCTCGACCATCTCTTACCACTTCTTACTTTCTTTAACTTGAAATAACCCAGCAGCCATACCTTTGTCCAGTCAGATAGAATAAGGAACACGAACCCGTAAACCTCGAGAGTGATTGCTCCGATTAGTAGCAAGTACGTTATTGAAATGTCAGCTGGTGGGCTTGTGTGATCAATGAAAATCATGAATGAAACCAATgaaaaaaaacatgaaaaaaGGGTGAAACATCGGCGCAAGTAGCCGCGGTATCGAAGGTGGAGTGCTGCTACTTTTGTATATAGTTCATCGTACAAAAAGCCAAGCTCACCTTCCACCAATTCAAAGGCTTCTTCTGATGACTTGTTGCAGATCATAGAGTGACAATCTTGGCGCTCAGAATAACTGAGGATAAGATCTAAATATAAATACGAGAGCCTATTGTATAAGTAAAAAGCTTGAGAGAGAGAATCATCTGGATATCCAGAATATCCTTGAGACGACACACATGGTCGCAAGGGCGATGGTACGAAGTTGGGATCGGATTTTTTCTTTCTCACATCTTCCGGATAGTCACGTCCAGGCTCAGGATCTGATAGCAAGAAATTTCTAAGGGCTTTGGTACCCGAAATCATCAGCACGAAACCCTTCTCCACATACTTGACAACCCCAGTAAGGATTACTGGAACGGCAATATATTTAAGTTGACTGTGACGCCAAGATTTCAAAGCCACATACATTGCAAGTCCAATCTGAACTACAATCCCTAGAAAATGCCTTGGCCACAATTCGTTATCTTCTAAAGAGTAAGCGGTAATGGTGTCGGGGCCCCCAAGGTGCAGGATAAGGAATGGCGTCCACAATAACTGGATCGAGTTGCTTGAATTCTTCTTCTTGTCATTGTTTCCAGGCTCAGCTCCACCGATGCTCCTGGCAAGAATGCCTAATGCAACACTTGCCACCGT contains these protein-coding regions:
- the LOC108459706 gene encoding uncharacterized protein LOC108459706, whose amino-acid sequence is MALSETLFQVWDEWEIRALLLLSLSLQAILTTLGSVRKHSKSTLIRLFVWSAYMSADTVASVALGILARSIGGAEPGNNDKKKNSSNSIQLLWTPFLILHLGGPDTITAYSLEDNELWPRHFLGIVVQIGLAMYVALKSWRHSQLKYIAVPVILTGVVKYVEKGFVLMISGTKALRNFLLSDPEPGRDYPEDVRKKKSDPNFVPSPLRPCVSSQGYSGYPDDSLSQAFYLYNRLSYLYLDLILSYSERQDCHSMICNKSSEEAFELVEGELGFLYDELYTKVAALHLRYRGYLRRCFTLFSCFFSLVSFMIFIDHTSPPADISITYLLLIGAITLEVYGFVFLILSDWTKVWLLGYFKLKKVRSGKRWSRKISKYNLIKFCLRQQDDSMWIKFLGKIRIKEMVTKHLNVEHEDVDVEVKSFIFQQLKERSEDVNSLLDIKLCKKLLSYRGDNVLEKLECLDLLKWSTIDVEFDHSLLLWHIATQICYYEDVKRLKGSNSLENLNKCSKLSKELSDYMMYLLVMYPNMLPNGIGEIRYIDTCAEATRFFQKMRKTIGTKIDEACHELYEVDTDLLEELKGDTSKSVLFYGSRLAKQLQTLGSRGDWGFEKKWDMINRVWVEMLAYAAVHCGWKEHGQQLRRGGELLTHVCVLMAHLGLSEQYQIQKENSETHKDKLIECPPACDPFLKLLRALGFTPRRTINESN